CAGGTCAGGGGCAGGGCAGGAGTCACATCTGCCGATCATCGGTGTCCCCCTGACGCACGACAGGGATGGGGCCGATCGCTGGCCGGAAGTGGACGGTCCGTTTGAGAGGGGTGGATGCCTCGGCGGTTACGACCGGCTGCCCTGCAACTCGTCCTGCAGTTGTTCGAGGAGGCGCATGACGCGGGCGCGGCGCTGGTCGTCGAGACGCTCGAGGGTCCGGGTCCCGAGGTTCTGGCGAACGTCCGCCGCGAGGCCCTTCCACCGCTTGCCCTGCTGATCGTCCACGAGGCGGCGCAGCTCCTGGAAGGACGCGCCCGTCTCACTGGCAGCCAGCAGGACCTGGCGCAGCGCCGGGTCGGTCTGCCGGTGGATCAGCAGAGCACTCCGGCCGGCCATGCGGCCCTCGCGCACAGCGTCGAGCAGCTCCTGGGGGAGTTGCAGGAGGGGCAGGTTGTTCGTGACGAAGGATTCCCAGGTCATTGTGCCCAGGGACGCGAACAGCGTCTCCAGGCGGGCCCGCTCGTCGCCGTGCTGCTCCGGGTGGTTGCGGATCGCGTGCAGGCGGCGTCCCAGTGTCTGGGCCAACGTGGAGGCGTCGTCGGGGTCGGCGTGCGGCCCGCTGCCCAGCACGTCCTGAATCAGCAGCAGGCGGTACAGAGCCTCGTCAATGGCGTCGAGGTCCTCACGTTGCAGGTTCTCCACGGCGCTGAGGCGGCGGGCGTCCTGATCGTCGAGGGTCAGGATCAGGCAGGGCAGCGTGCGGGGGGGAGGGCCGGTCAGGCCGCGCTCCTCGTCCACGCTGAGCTGAAGGGTCGCGGCGAGGTCTGGTGCGGAGGCGCGCCAGCGGCGTTCACCGGCGATGATCTCGTACCGGCCTGGCTGCTGGGGGGAGGGCCGGACGATCAGGTTCTGCCGGACGCCTTCGCGCCGGACGCTGCGGGCCAGGGCCAGCAGGCTGTCCCTGGGGAAGCTCCGCCGGGGTTGCCAGGCCGCGCGGTGCAGCTGCTCGTGGCTGATCTGCCGGACCTGCCCCTGGGTGGCTACGGCACTGAGGCCGCCGAGCAGGTCTTCACGAGACACGCGCGGCTCCGACGGTCTGCAGGAAGGCGTCTGCGACGGCCATGATCTCGGCGCGACCGTCGCCACGGTCGAAGACCGGGACGGGCGTGGCGCGTTCCATCGCGGTGGGGTAGAGGCCCGGCCGGTGCCGCACGACGCCGAGGATCTGCCCGAACAGGCTTTCGATTTCCGCCTGGTACTGCCGGGCGAGGGTGGTGTTGGGCGCCTGGGTGATGACGGGCGGCAGGACCTGCAGCTCTGGGTTGAGGCGGTGGTAGTGTCCCTTCTCCACGCGGGAGCGGATGAAGCTGCCGGCGCGCAGGCCCTTGCGGTTCGGGGGAATGGGCAGGAGGACCCGGTCGGCGGCCAGCAGGGCCAGGGTCGCCATGTCACCGAGGGTGGGGTTGGTGTCGATGAAGACGAAGTCATAGGTGCCTGCCGCGCGGATCTCGTTCAGGGCGTAGCGCAGCCCGACGACCATGCTAACGTCCGACTTCAGCTCCTTCTCGAGGTTGTAGAGCGTGATCGAGCTAGGCATCAGGTCCAGCCCGTAGACGTGGTGCACGTCGGGTAATGGGCCCGTACCCAGGACCGCGGGGCCGATGGTCTGCGCGAAGGACTCGTCGGCATTGGCGAACATCTCGTCGACATCGACGCCGAGGCTGACGCTGAGGTCGGCCTGATGATCCGCGTCAATGAGCAGCACGCGGTGGCCCAGCAAGGCCAGCGCCGCGCTGAGGTCGCGTGCCGTGGCGCTCTTGGCGACGCCGCCCGCATAGCTGTGAACGGTGGTGATGAGTGTCATAGGTGGTCCTCCGAAACTAGAATCACGTGATTCTAGCCTGACGCGGAATGGGCCGATTTAGAATCACGTGATTCTAGATCGGGTCTCTGAAGCCGGCGGGCGCGTTCTGATCAGGTCGGCGAGTCCCCCAGCAGGGGAGGCCGGGCACCTGAGGCAAGGTGAGCCGCGCGCGTGCGACACACTGGGCTATGACGCGTTCTGTTGAATGCCCCCGCCGGACTGACGCTGTGCGGGAGTGTCCGTGACGACCCATCCCGAATACGCTCAGGAGCGTGAGTTCCTGGCCACCACTGTCGCCGCTATTCAGGAGGCCCTCGCGCGGCGGGAAGAGGCGTCTTTCTAAGAGCGTGTTTTAAAAGTTTTAGGCAGCGGGGTCAAGACGGCGCAACATGAGGCGAATGCTGGCGAGATAGCACCACGCTTCGGTGGTCTCTGGCCGCCCTTCGAAATCTCGGGTCAGGCGACGACAGCGGGTCAGCCAGGCCAAGCTACGCTCAACGACCCAGCGCCGTGGGCGGACAACGAGGCCTCGTTGTCCGCTGATGCCGTGAACGATCTCCACCACCCAGCCCAGGACCTTCTCGGCCCACGTCACCACTTCACCTGAGTAACCGCCATCCGCCCAGATGTGCTTCAGGCGCGGATGGCGTTTGGCGAGGATGCTCAGCAGGATCGGGGCTGCGACCCGATCCTGCACGCCACCCCCCGTCACATAGACCACCAGCAGTAGTCCAAGGGCGTCCACGACCAGA
The genomic region above belongs to Deinococcus grandis and contains:
- a CDS encoding ParB/RepB/Spo0J family partition protein, which gives rise to MSREDLLGGLSAVATQGQVRQISHEQLHRAAWQPRRSFPRDSLLALARSVRREGVRQNLIVRPSPQQPGRYEIIAGERRWRASAPDLAATLQLSVDEERGLTGPPPRTLPCLILTLDDQDARRLSAVENLQREDLDAIDEALYRLLLIQDVLGSGPHADPDDASTLAQTLGRRLHAIRNHPEQHGDERARLETLFASLGTMTWESFVTNNLPLLQLPQELLDAVREGRMAGRSALLIHRQTDPALRQVLLAASETGASFQELRRLVDDQQGKRWKGLAADVRQNLGTRTLERLDDQRRARVMRLLEQLQDELQGSRS
- a CDS encoding ParA family protein, with product MTLITTVHSYAGGVAKSATARDLSAALALLGHRVLLIDADHQADLSVSLGVDVDEMFANADESFAQTIGPAVLGTGPLPDVHHVYGLDLMPSSITLYNLEKELKSDVSMVVGLRYALNEIRAAGTYDFVFIDTNPTLGDMATLALLAADRVLLPIPPNRKGLRAGSFIRSRVEKGHYHRLNPELQVLPPVITQAPNTTLARQYQAEIESLFGQILGVVRHRPGLYPTAMERATPVPVFDRGDGRAEIMAVADAFLQTVGAARVS
- a CDS encoding transposase, encoding MKRDLAVKCGFGLEHFGKTTQRVCTSVWPASVQVGGQRVSMEAGSIDSQTVRCAPQAGIRGVDAGKKTHGRKRHLVVDALGLLLVVYVTGGGVQDRVAAPILLSILAKRHPRLKHIWADGGYSGEVVTWAEKVLGWVVEIVHGISGQRGLVVRPRRWVVERSLAWLTRCRRLTRDFEGRPETTEAWCYLASIRLMLRRLDPAA